A genomic window from Candidatus Limnocylindrales bacterium includes:
- a CDS encoding tail fiber domain-containing protein — translation MNRYAKFALICVSFASMPLLMAPRNGAGTYSLPAGNPVVSGTTISSTVHNNTMSDIATALTASISKDGQTTPTANLPMGGFRHTNVGNPTVRSQYGTVDNIQDGEYVVLSSVAGTNTVTAALSPTPTAYVAGMQVVLIPANTNTGATTLNISSIGALDVQKWVSGAQSNIVANDLRVGVPAYLVLDTGADDWILLNPNSGNIGDVTTGTMTATTVSSTNLTVTNINGVAAPAAANPSATIGLSAVNGSATSFMRSDGAPALSQSIAPTWTAHHIFSNSWSSGNPGAATVSAAVPFLELDESDAAADNRRWSFNMRASEQFLFQLSNDARNSFGTVFSVDRTGTTVDQVTFPTEGSRAFVIGTAGTTINSARAQIRTTSAAASLQVSNATSNQYTIVSNNEAGSGDNQHLVFTEGATIRGSIDYNRAGAAIRYNTTSDARLKKNFKSAPSARPVIDCILVESFDWREGGERVNHGLVAQRLNKCAPYAVSKGDVWQIEKAALVPALIKYVQEQDDRISRLERRLERLH, via the coding sequence ATGAACCGTTACGCCAAGTTTGCCCTGATCTGCGTCTCCTTCGCCTCAATGCCGCTGCTGATGGCGCCGCGCAATGGGGCAGGGACGTACTCACTGCCCGCCGGCAACCCAGTGGTCAGCGGCACCACGATCTCGAGCACCGTGCACAACAACACGATGTCCGACATCGCAACCGCGCTGACGGCATCGATTTCCAAGGACGGCCAGACCACGCCGACCGCGAACCTGCCAATGGGTGGCTTCAGGCACACCAACGTCGGCAATCCCACCGTGCGCAGCCAGTACGGGACCGTGGATAACATCCAGGACGGTGAGTATGTGGTGCTGAGCTCGGTGGCCGGCACCAATACCGTCACCGCAGCGCTGTCACCCACGCCAACGGCTTACGTGGCCGGTATGCAGGTGGTACTCATCCCGGCGAACACCAACACCGGCGCCACTACCCTCAATATCAGTTCCATCGGCGCGCTGGACGTGCAGAAGTGGGTGAGCGGGGCGCAGTCCAACATCGTGGCCAACGACTTGCGCGTCGGAGTTCCGGCCTACCTCGTACTCGATACCGGCGCAGATGACTGGATCCTGCTGAATCCGAACAGCGGGAATATCGGCGATGTGACGACTGGCACGATGACAGCCACGACGGTCTCATCGACCAACCTCACAGTCACCAACATAAACGGCGTTGCGGCACCCGCTGCGGCGAATCCTTCTGCCACTATCGGGCTGAGTGCTGTGAATGGCTCTGCAACGAGCTTCATGCGCTCGGACGGCGCGCCAGCGCTTTCACAGTCGATTGCGCCGACGTGGACTGCTCACCACATCTTCAGCAACAGCTGGTCATCGGGGAATCCGGGAGCGGCTACGGTGTCGGCAGCGGTGCCATTTCTTGAGCTAGATGAATCTGATGCCGCTGCAGATAACCGGCGCTGGTCATTCAACATGAGGGCAAGCGAACAGTTCCTATTTCAGCTATCAAACGACGCACGAAATTCTTTCGGCACGGTCTTCAGCGTTGACCGCACGGGCACTACCGTGGATCAGGTTACTTTCCCGACCGAGGGAAGCCGAGCTTTTGTCATCGGCACGGCAGGGACTACGATCAACAGCGCGCGCGCTCAGATTCGCACCACTTCGGCTGCTGCCTCGCTCCAGGTATCCAATGCCACATCCAACCAGTACACCATCGTTAGCAATAACGAAGCTGGGAGCGGCGACAATCAGCATCTGGTATTCACTGAGGGCGCCACCATCCGCGGCAGCATCGACTACAACCGCGCCGGCGCGGCTATACGGTATAACACCACTTCAGATGCTCGCCTGAAGAAGAACTTCAAATCAGCTCCTAGCGCTCGGCCCGTCATCGACTGCATTTTGGTTGAGTCCTTCGACTGGCGTGAAGGTGGAGAGCGCGTGAATCATGGTTTAGTCGCCCAGCGCCTGAACAAGTGCGCTCCATATGCGGTCAGTAAGGGTGATGTTTGGCAGATCGAGAAGGCCGCGCTGGTGCCCGCGCTGATCAAGTACGTCCAGGAGCAGGACGATCGTATCTCTAGGCTGGAGCGGCGACTTGAAAGGCTTCATTGA
- a CDS encoding tail fiber domain-containing protein: MTSPKAPKPPDAIGAAREQGQQNINAARTTAALNRVNQVGPGGTVTFSQDPTNPDQYTQTTQLSPEQQRIYDAQTGAAGTRAEAAGRNFDLYGQSLGQGLNTSGLPARQFSANPTDQQTGINASSVAQRRISTMGLPQLPGQEDFSGERQRVEDALYGRSARRLDDQFGRREEAERSRLLASGLIEGTEAYERQMRDLNEARTDAYGDLRDRAVLAGGQEQSRLFGQQLQARQQGFGERTTQGQFANQAANQNFQNEMARSGFFNDAQQQEFMQRLANAQLGNQQRDAGINEQVTDQQKTLQGLDFLYGGSGAMVPQALAPGSSGQVAPTDIQGAIQQDYNNRFGNYSQQAQQAQQQQAALSSIALALAFSDRRLKTDIKREGTTPSGLGIYSYRYKAGGERQLGAMADEVKQIYPEAVVKHESGYDMVDYGIVTSREMEDA, translated from the coding sequence GTTGGGCCTGGCGGGACGGTGACGTTCTCGCAGGATCCAACCAATCCGGACCAATACACACAGACCACTCAGCTTTCGCCTGAGCAGCAGCGCATCTACGACGCGCAGACTGGCGCCGCAGGCACTCGAGCCGAGGCTGCTGGCCGTAACTTCGACCTGTACGGTCAATCTCTGGGCCAGGGGCTGAATACTTCTGGGCTCCCAGCGCGCCAGTTCTCAGCAAATCCCACGGATCAGCAGACGGGCATCAACGCGAGCAGCGTTGCACAGCGCCGAATCAGCACCATGGGTCTGCCTCAGCTGCCAGGTCAGGAGGATTTCAGCGGCGAGCGCCAACGCGTAGAGGATGCCCTGTACGGACGCAGCGCGCGGCGCCTGGATGACCAGTTTGGTCGTCGAGAGGAAGCAGAGCGCTCTCGGCTGCTCGCGAGCGGTCTCATCGAGGGAACCGAAGCCTACGAGCGGCAGATGCGAGACCTCAACGAGGCGCGCACGGATGCCTATGGCGACCTGAGAGATCGCGCCGTACTTGCGGGTGGCCAAGAGCAGTCTCGGCTGTTCGGCCAGCAGCTCCAGGCGCGACAGCAGGGCTTCGGCGAGCGCACCACGCAAGGGCAGTTCGCCAATCAGGCGGCCAACCAGAACTTTCAGAACGAGATGGCGCGCTCGGGCTTCTTCAACGATGCGCAGCAGCAGGAGTTCATGCAACGGCTCGCAAACGCGCAGCTTGGCAACCAACAGCGCGATGCGGGCATCAACGAGCAGGTCACAGATCAGCAGAAGACGCTTCAGGGTCTAGACTTCCTCTATGGCGGCAGTGGTGCGATGGTGCCGCAGGCGTTGGCTCCAGGCTCATCCGGTCAGGTCGCGCCGACCGACATTCAGGGCGCTATTCAGCAGGATTACAACAACCGCTTCGGCAACTATTCGCAGCAGGCGCAGCAGGCTCAGCAGCAGCAAGCAGCGCTGTCCTCTATCGCACTGGCCCTGGCGTTCTCAGACCGCCGCTTGAAGACCGATATCAAGCGCGAGGGCACAACGCCCAGTGGGCTGGGTATCTACAGCTACCGCTACAAGGCTGGGGGCGAGCGCCAGCTTGGTGCGATGGCAGACGAAGTGAAGCAGATCTATCCGGAGGCCGTGGTCAAGCACGAGAGTGGTTACGACATGGTGGATTACGGCATCGTCACCAGCCGCGAAATGGAGGATGCGTAA